CTGGGTCGATGAAGCTGTATGAACATGATAAACGGCCAAAAACGGCCAACTAAAAGATTTCTGACCATTCCTATCAGAGGCTTATCGCCGTTCGTTATGTCCGCATTGTCTTCGAAGCACATGCTGAATGAAAGAAAGTATAACTAGTGTTAGCCATGAAATTATTTCAAAGATTCAATCTATCATTTTCTTGGTAATAAAGATGGCCTACAAGTTCCTCATTGTATCTGAAAACGACAAGCCTTCGACTGGATACGATATCCAAAGTAACTCATACAATCCATCGAAGGTCTACCGACACGGATACGGTGTCAAAGTCAATGTGGATGGCAAGCTCACATTAATCGAAGCTGCTGAGACTGCCGTCCATCACTATCAAAAGAAGTTTCCACAAGAAAAGCCCTTCGCCATAAGGGGTGTCAGGGCGGATACGTTTTTTGATGTTGTGGATTTGCAGAAATCCTTACAGGATAGCTTCAACGAAGATGAGACTGTCATTGTTACAGTGGATCGCAGGCCCATTATACGAGCCCTGTTCCAGGCCTAATGAAGTTTTTGGTTAGGCTCAGCTTCATTCATGTTGTTCATGTGGCTTTCGTTAGCTTGGTCGTCATATTTGGGGTAAGGAACCGTTTTGCCATTGGGAAAGTGATTCAACAGGTGTACGGTTTGTAGTCTTATCTCGGAGTATATAGGAAAAGTTTGTACGTCAATGCAATATCTTTTAACCCTTAATTATGTAAAAACACCTACTGTAATTTTCTTTTCCGCTGTGCTATCGCCTTTTTCAGTTGAATGACGATGAAAGAAATCAATCTAAAAGATTATTGGATGCCACGCTTGCTACACCTAGCTCTGCGGCAAATTATCAAGCTTTGCCTTACCACTCTCGATCCATTTGGGATCCACCAACTTATCCTTATCCTTGCACGCAACCTTGAATGCAGTTTTTATGGTACCGTCACTGACACCTGTCTTGCTGCCGATCTTTGCAGGAGTAACCTGGGCATCGAAAAGCAAACAAGCAAAATAAATCACGGTTGCGGCAACAGTGATGGGCGATCTACCTGCCAAGATGCCCTCTTCGGAACATTTACGTGCGATGGACTCTGCAGCGTTAGTAACATCCATACTCAAACCTAGATGAGAACAGAATCTTCTGATCAAAACATCCGATGATGCCAGTATGGACTGCTCACTATCTCTAATGAAGGAGTAAGCGTTAGGGTCTGCATGACTTTTCTCCCTCAAGATTGCCATGACAATTTTGAAGACCTTACCTGTCGTCTTTATGGGCACATTCGTGAGAGCCCAAATCTCTTTGAGTGATCTTGATAATTTGGCCATCTTGCAGCCCAAGTAAATGGCTGCAGCCATGATAGATTCCTGTGACTTTCCCTTAAGCTGGCGTTCCTCATAGACAAGCTTGTACACTTCTTTGGCTATGTCAACGACACTTTTCGGTAGCTGGATGGCATCACACATCTGCGAAATCTTGGTGAAGGCAGCCAACAAAGCGTTGTCCTTCTTATCCACCAACGACTTCGCTTGAGCTCTATTCAAATCACGTCCGGTCTTGACGTTTTCAGGTACGTACGAAATCATCGTGGAGAGATTCTCTGTGTCCAAAAGAGGATTTCCGGCGTCACCCACACGGCTCGGATCGTCTCCGTTTTGATCGTCGTTACTGAATGTTCTCCATTCAGACCTAGTGTCCACAACACGGTCGCTAAGGACAAATCCGCAATCACCGCAGACTATATCACCCTCACTGAATCTCTCAATAAGATTAGGTGGGAACGTCTTGCAGTCGGGACACATGAGGGTAACATTCAAGTTTGGACCCTTGAAAGGCTCCTCCAGCTTAAGCGCCAGGGAGTCCATTTTGAGAGTCACCAGAAACGCTGTAACGACTGAGTGTGTGCGGCAGATGAAGAGaggatgaaaaagaaggtgtacGTGGGGAGTACTTCTTTTTCGTTTGATCCTATTCTTGGATCTGTTACTCAGCTGTTCGACCTCCTTACTAATGGTTGTTTCGGGCCGCGCACGACCCTCGCTATTCCATCTTATTCCATAAACTGTCGTTACTAGCATTTATTACACGCCAGACAAGGGCCGACAATCTTAAAAGACATTATTCGGTACCACCATGCTTTGGAAATTTAtctcaattccttgatTAGTTGCAGTCAAAAGACTAAATTTTCGAAAGTGAGTTACAAGTAATTACAGTAAGACATGTCCCAATTGAGtaattcaaaaagagattcTACTCGCCAATATTGagcaagatcttcttccagCTCCTTTGACCACTTTTCTTGACCACCTGTTCCTCCACGGGAATCGGATTTCCGTTCTCGTCCTCAACTGCATTGTTTGAATCACCTAGGTAATAGTTTCTTTGGAAAAACACCGCAATGAGACGTATCACTTGCAAAGCAGTAGCTATCACATAGAAATACCAGTTCACGTCTCTGTAAGCTCGTATTCCTGCTTGTCTGACGTCACTGTGAAAATCGTACTGACGAAGAGTGGTTATATCCTTGAAGAATGTAATTACCTGGTCATCTGAAACACTTGCAGGCATGTACTTCCTCAACGCTGATTCCATTTTTCCTTGCCAAATGGCAGTGGAGATTGCAGACCCAATCGAAGATCCAATTGAGGATGTCAAACTCAATATAGACACAGATATTGCCATATCTCTATGAGGGATGGAGGCTTGAAGGGCAACTTGCGAAGCAGGAACACAAAAGCCACCTCCGATACCATCAAGAAGACTGGCCCACACTAGGGTGACAGTTTTATCACTTGCTGTTCTACCATCGAGCATGATCGCAGATCCTAGGATGGCCATTATGACGCCAAAGTACTGGTATATTTTGAATCTATGGGTCAATCGCATGAGTATACCAGCAACGACTCCAAATACGCACAATCCCATGGTCaaggtgttgttgaagtaagTCCAGTGCTCGTTATCCCAATCTCTTACAATCCAAGCGTATGAAGAGAGGTACACCAATGGAATGTTACCAGCAAATTGATACATAAAATCGATCGTCACAGAAGCCACAAGCGTTCGATTCAAACACCTCTTGGGAAGGATAGGGAATGGCGCAAAGTAAAACtcgaaaaaaatgaataCTATCAAAAAGATTCCACCCACGATAAACATCGCAATCAAGCTCGGATTTTTCCACTGATTGTCGGCATTCTGGTACAAAGAGAAGGGCAACAATACCAATGAAAATCCAAAACCTAGAAGTAACAAGCCGAAGATGTCAACTTCGACCGCTACCCTCCATAAAAGCtttttccaattctttttgaagccCAAGTCTCGTTTATACTGAGCAAGGCCCTCCTGA
This region of Candidozyma auris chromosome 6, complete sequence genomic DNA includes:
- the SUA71 gene encoding transcription factor TFIIB, with protein sequence MDSSALKSEEPFKGPNLNVTLMCPDCKTFPPNLIERFSEGDIVCGDCGFVLSDRVVDTRSEWRTFSNDDQNGDDPSRVGDAGNPLLDTENLSTMISYVPENVKTGRDLNRAQAKSLVDKKDNALLAAFTKISQMCDAIQLPKSVVDIAKEVYKLVYEERQLKGKSQESIMAAAIYLGCKMAKLSRSLKEIWALTNVPIKTTESIARKCSEEGILAGRSPITVAATVIYFACLLFDAQVTPAKIGSKTGVSDGTIKTAFKVACKDKDKLVDPKWIESGKAKLDNLPQS